One part of the Arthrobacter sp. EM1 genome encodes these proteins:
- the ybaK gene encoding Cys-tRNA(Pro) deacylase — protein sequence MARKQASQGTPATAALTAAGVPFLVHPYSHDPAAASYGLEAAEVLGVDPARVFKTLMVDVDGRLAVGVVPVSGNLDLKAMAAALGGKKAAMADPAAAERRTGYVLGGISPLGQRQPSPTVVDASALALETIFVSGGRRGLDLELSPAELIRLTGARTARIGTGRN from the coding sequence ATGGCACGCAAGCAAGCTTCACAGGGAACCCCGGCGACCGCCGCGCTAACGGCTGCCGGGGTTCCTTTCCTCGTCCACCCCTACAGCCATGACCCGGCCGCCGCCAGCTACGGGCTGGAAGCCGCGGAGGTACTCGGCGTCGATCCCGCACGCGTGTTCAAAACCCTGATGGTCGACGTCGACGGCCGGCTAGCCGTCGGTGTTGTGCCGGTGAGCGGCAACCTGGACCTCAAGGCGATGGCGGCCGCCCTCGGCGGCAAGAAGGCGGCGATGGCGGACCCCGCGGCGGCCGAACGCCGCACCGGCTACGTTTTGGGCGGCATCTCGCCGCTGGGACAACGGCAGCCCTCCCCCACCGTGGTCGACGCCAGCGCACTGGCCCTGGAAACGATATTTGTCTCCGGCGGTCGGCGCGGCCTGGACCTTGAGCTAAGCCCGGCCGAATTGATCCGGCTTACCGGCGCCCGCACGGCCCGGATCGGCACCGGCAGGAACTAG
- the def gene encoding peptide deformylase, which translates to MAILNIRIIGDPVLRTVADPVTEFGPELAKLVADMTETMEDVEGAGLAAPQVGVSQRVFTYRIGGVEGHIINPVLENSADFQPDEVEGCLSIPGLGFPVRRRRHTRVTGVDLHGNPVTVEGEGMLARAFQHETDHLDGILFTDRLEGEDRKSALRAIRNANYDSITEQTMAKRARTVGTSFGSSSFGAFGNSQ; encoded by the coding sequence ATGGCCATTTTGAATATCCGCATCATCGGGGATCCTGTGCTGCGCACAGTTGCCGATCCCGTGACGGAGTTCGGGCCTGAGCTGGCGAAGCTTGTTGCCGACATGACCGAAACCATGGAAGACGTCGAAGGTGCGGGCCTGGCCGCACCCCAGGTCGGCGTCAGCCAGCGGGTCTTCACCTACCGGATCGGCGGCGTCGAGGGACACATCATCAACCCTGTGCTGGAGAACAGTGCAGACTTCCAACCCGACGAAGTTGAGGGGTGCCTCTCCATCCCGGGTCTTGGTTTTCCGGTCCGCCGCCGGCGCCACACCCGTGTCACCGGCGTGGACCTGCACGGAAACCCGGTCACGGTGGAGGGCGAAGGAATGCTGGCGCGGGCCTTCCAGCACGAAACGGACCACCTGGACGGAATCCTCTTCACCGACCGGCTGGAGGGCGAAGACCGCAAGAGCGCACTGCGCGCGATCCGGAACGCCAACTACGACTCCATTACGGAGCAGACCATGGCGAAACGGGCCAGGACAGTCGGCACCAGCTTCGGTTCCAGCAGTTTCGGCGCTTTCGGCAACTCCCAGTGA
- a CDS encoding antitoxin, with the protein MGLLDDLKGKAQQVIGGNERAIKDGIEKAGDFVDSKTGGKHADKIDAMQRGASGFVDKANEKPNTAPVADRTPVADEPPAAGEDRRPGL; encoded by the coding sequence GTGGGATTACTTGACGATCTAAAGGGCAAGGCTCAGCAAGTTATTGGTGGCAACGAACGAGCCATCAAGGACGGCATCGAAAAGGCCGGCGACTTCGTCGACTCTAAGACCGGCGGAAAGCACGCCGACAAGATCGATGCCATGCAGCGCGGCGCTTCCGGCTTCGTGGACAAGGCGAACGAGAAGCCCAATACGGCTCCTGTCGCCGATCGAACTCCCGTGGCCGATGAGCCGCCCGCCGCCGGCGAAGACCGCCGGCCAGGCCTCTGA
- the zapE gene encoding cell division protein ZapE produces MVQIEQLTARTPAVSVDELLNGFYPSPRFGEVSFSSYRPDPAQPSQSAAVGALEAFAANVGSRDGEGLFKRFFGKKDISRAGIYLDGGFGVGKTHLLASLWHAAPGPKAFGTFVEYTNLVGALSFRKTVEALSHYKLVCIDEFELDDPGDTVLMSRLMRELADAGVKLAATSNTLPGSLGDGRFAAVDFAREIQVLADQFDVVRIDGEDFRHRGLPAAPQPLPNEQLTHRMQAEFHGKTVARDEFSTLIDHLAGVHPSRYRQLLDGIEGVVWKNVHTITEQAVALRFVVLADRLYDKDVPILASGVPFDQLFTEEMMTGGYTKKYFRAVSRLTALAREGQNREPS; encoded by the coding sequence TTGGTACAGATCGAACAGCTCACCGCCCGCACCCCGGCCGTTTCAGTGGACGAACTCCTTAACGGGTTTTATCCGTCGCCGCGCTTTGGTGAGGTGTCGTTTTCCAGCTACCGGCCGGACCCGGCCCAACCCAGCCAAAGTGCCGCCGTCGGCGCGCTGGAAGCTTTTGCGGCCAACGTGGGGTCGCGCGATGGGGAGGGCCTCTTCAAACGATTCTTCGGCAAAAAGGACATCTCCCGGGCGGGGATCTACCTCGACGGCGGCTTCGGCGTCGGCAAGACCCACCTGCTCGCCTCGCTGTGGCACGCCGCCCCGGGGCCCAAGGCGTTTGGCACCTTTGTGGAATACACAAACCTGGTCGGGGCGCTTTCCTTCCGCAAAACCGTGGAGGCGCTGAGCCACTACAAGCTGGTCTGCATCGATGAATTTGAGCTCGATGATCCGGGCGACACCGTGCTGATGTCCCGGCTGATGCGCGAACTGGCCGACGCCGGGGTCAAGCTCGCGGCCACCTCAAACACCCTGCCCGGTTCACTCGGCGACGGCCGGTTTGCCGCCGTCGATTTCGCCCGGGAAATCCAGGTCCTGGCGGACCAGTTCGACGTGGTCCGGATTGATGGTGAGGACTTCCGCCACCGAGGTCTGCCCGCCGCGCCGCAGCCGCTGCCCAACGAACAGCTGACGCACCGCATGCAGGCGGAGTTCCATGGAAAGACAGTGGCGCGCGATGAGTTCAGCACCCTGATCGACCATCTGGCCGGTGTCCACCCGAGCCGTTACCGTCAATTGCTCGACGGGATCGAAGGCGTGGTCTGGAAAAACGTCCACACCATCACCGAGCAGGCAGTGGCGCTGCGGTTCGTGGTACTCGCGGACCGGCTCTACGACAAAGACGTGCCCATCCTTGCCAGCGGTGTGCCGTTCGACCAGCTTTTCACCGAAGAAATGATGACCGGCGGGTATACAAAGAAGTACTTCCGGGCCGTCTCACGCCTTACCGCACTGGCCAGGGAAGGCCAGAACCGCGAGCCCTCGTAG
- a CDS encoding SDR family oxidoreductase has product MSAGRPLNVVVTGGSGPSGIAAARALTGAGHTVFTVGSDRARIEAAAAEAGSAVTPLVCDLADLAAVRSLHSTVHSMLAGKGGGVDGVIHLVGGWRGAKGITDQSDEDWDFLERGAITTLRNVSRVFYDDLAASDAGRFAMVSSTAVGRPTAGGASYVAAKAAAEAWTLAVADGFHRGQAGAAGPGSAAVPVEQQSAAVIFVVKALVDAAMRAKSPERTFPGFTDVTELAAAAVGLFTSPAAELNGRRVLLGQVPQP; this is encoded by the coding sequence ATGAGCGCCGGACGGCCCCTGAACGTGGTGGTCACCGGCGGCAGCGGCCCGTCCGGAATCGCCGCGGCGCGCGCGCTGACTGGGGCCGGGCACACGGTCTTCACCGTGGGCTCGGACCGGGCCCGGATTGAAGCGGCCGCCGCGGAAGCCGGAAGCGCAGTCACGCCACTGGTGTGCGACCTCGCGGACCTCGCTGCAGTCCGGTCGCTGCACTCCACCGTGCACTCGATGCTGGCCGGAAAAGGCGGGGGCGTCGACGGCGTCATTCATCTGGTGGGCGGCTGGCGCGGCGCCAAGGGCATCACCGACCAGAGCGACGAGGACTGGGACTTCCTGGAACGCGGCGCAATCACCACGCTGCGCAACGTCTCGCGCGTGTTTTATGACGATCTTGCGGCGTCCGACGCCGGCCGCTTCGCCATGGTGTCCTCCACTGCCGTGGGCCGGCCGACGGCTGGCGGTGCCAGTTACGTGGCTGCCAAGGCGGCAGCCGAAGCGTGGACCCTGGCCGTGGCCGACGGTTTCCACCGCGGGCAGGCGGGGGCCGCCGGTCCCGGCAGTGCCGCCGTCCCCGTTGAACAGCAAAGCGCGGCGGTGATTTTTGTGGTGAAAGCCCTCGTGGATGCCGCCATGCGCGCGAAGTCGCCGGAACGCACCTTCCCCGGATTCACCGACGTGACGGAACTGGCTGCGGCCGCCGTCGGGCTCTTCACCTCCCCCGCGGCGGAACTCAACGGCCGGCGCGTACTGCTTGGGCAGGTGCCGCAGCCCTGA
- the msrB gene encoding peptide-methionine (R)-S-oxide reductase MsrB — protein sequence MSIFTNRPKVTPVKDPAAESAGGSDAGNASPTVEKSDEQWRQELSPEEYRVLRQAGTERPYTGEYWDSHTAGVYQCRACGTELFTSKEKFDSHCGWPSFWAPLADGTVRYIHDRTQGMERVEVRCAHCDSHLGHVFEGEGYGTPTDQRFCINSVSLKLVSAGDAGQ from the coding sequence ATGAGCATCTTTACAAACAGGCCAAAAGTCACGCCCGTCAAGGATCCCGCCGCCGAAAGCGCGGGCGGATCCGATGCCGGCAACGCCAGCCCGACGGTGGAAAAATCCGACGAGCAGTGGCGCCAGGAACTGAGTCCGGAGGAGTACCGCGTGCTCCGCCAGGCAGGGACCGAGCGCCCGTACACCGGCGAGTACTGGGACTCCCACACCGCTGGCGTTTACCAGTGCCGCGCCTGCGGCACGGAGCTCTTCACCAGCAAGGAGAAGTTCGATTCGCACTGCGGCTGGCCCTCCTTCTGGGCCCCGCTGGCGGACGGCACCGTCCGGTATATCCATGACCGCACCCAGGGCATGGAGCGTGTGGAAGTCCGCTGCGCCCACTGCGATTCGCACCTGGGGCACGTGTTTGAGGGCGAGGGGTACGGAACCCCGACCGACCAGCGCTTCTGCATCAACTCCGTTTCCCTGAAGCTGGTTTCGGCCGGCGACGCCGGGCAGTAG
- a CDS encoding DUF6421 family protein, with translation MTTTAVTTTAPITADSPAWMELKAAATALQALQVQDGSVPETANHEPARGYVRTISSSITALAPSFPHDADYLTLLVTDFGRWADGGFGVPDFLDSLQAFQPQQHRVNGLQHLVVFPMYTQNGSSNRLVEAVLIEVIWPEFIAGLEEGDYSNKLFVPIRFLDFTPGYNTNSAVLFPETVAVRQTPTFTWGAIFADREAARFRRVLSAAADITSLQLPEDAAALLTDQELTQETFVMWDLIHDRTHMRGDLPFDPFMIKQRMPFFLYSLEELRCDLTAFRESVKIEKDEDADPEARRHAKLVQYAVIFDRIFRFAITGSRVRNYDGLGGQLLFAWMHQHRVLHWTDSKLSIDWDEAADVVVELGARIEELYWRSIDRPKMAHWLAAYELISGTVTPNPSSVWAKGPDALPLAGPPRGLTDQVLDDEFPLSMFYEALEKKMRPVIESTAGITGTSETSNTSTAMNAA, from the coding sequence ATGACTACCACTGCTGTCACCACCACTGCCCCGATCACGGCCGACTCCCCGGCGTGGATGGAGCTCAAGGCCGCCGCCACCGCGCTGCAGGCACTCCAGGTCCAGGACGGCTCCGTGCCGGAGACCGCCAACCACGAACCGGCCCGCGGATATGTCCGGACGATCTCGTCGTCCATCACGGCTCTCGCGCCGTCCTTTCCGCACGACGCCGACTACCTCACCCTCCTTGTGACCGACTTCGGCCGCTGGGCCGACGGCGGCTTTGGCGTGCCCGATTTCCTGGACTCCCTGCAGGCCTTCCAGCCGCAGCAGCACCGGGTCAACGGCCTGCAGCACCTTGTGGTCTTTCCGATGTACACGCAGAACGGCAGCAGCAACCGCCTGGTCGAGGCCGTCCTGATCGAGGTCATCTGGCCCGAGTTCATTGCCGGGCTGGAGGAGGGCGACTACTCCAACAAGCTCTTCGTGCCGATTCGTTTCCTGGATTTCACCCCCGGTTACAACACCAATTCCGCGGTGCTGTTCCCGGAAACCGTCGCGGTCCGCCAGACTCCTACCTTCACCTGGGGCGCCATCTTTGCCGACCGTGAAGCAGCCCGCTTCCGCCGCGTGCTCAGCGCCGCCGCGGACATCACCTCGCTGCAGCTGCCGGAGGACGCGGCAGCCCTGCTGACGGACCAGGAGCTGACCCAGGAAACCTTTGTGATGTGGGACCTGATCCACGACCGCACCCACATGCGCGGTGACCTGCCCTTCGACCCCTTTATGATCAAGCAGCGGATGCCGTTTTTCCTGTACTCCCTCGAGGAATTGCGCTGCGACCTGACCGCCTTCCGCGAATCCGTGAAAATCGAAAAGGACGAGGACGCCGATCCGGAGGCCCGCCGGCACGCCAAGCTGGTCCAGTACGCCGTTATCTTCGACCGGATCTTCCGCTTCGCCATTACCGGCAGCCGGGTGCGCAACTACGACGGTCTGGGTGGCCAGCTGCTCTTTGCCTGGATGCACCAGCACCGCGTCCTGCACTGGACCGACAGTAAACTCAGCATCGACTGGGACGAGGCCGCCGACGTTGTGGTTGAACTCGGCGCCAGGATCGAAGAGCTCTACTGGCGCTCCATCGACCGGCCGAAGATGGCGCACTGGCTGGCCGCGTACGAGCTGATTTCCGGCACCGTCACACCCAACCCGTCGTCCGTCTGGGCCAAAGGTCCGGATGCGCTGCCGCTGGCCGGCCCGCCGCGCGGACTCACCGACCAGGTCCTCGACGACGAGTTCCCGCTCTCGATGTTCTACGAGGCACTTGAGAAGAAAATGCGCCCGGTCATCGAATCCACGGCCGGCATCACGGGCACCTCGGAGACCTCAAATACCAGCACGGCCATGAACGCCGCATGA
- a CDS encoding HNH endonuclease signature motif containing protein — MEASRDFITVRDTDRRVTPAGQSGVDDALATLRAVGSTAVEAAAGLGFASASDFAGTVEELSRVVEYLQVVATGAVERTRKQAAATTAGIVAGNSWTTGWREDPGTGAGCGTGAGAGAEPEVRAAGREVAAGLERAAWGEPARRSLDAAPAPAVAVDDGYRNVTEFLRARLRISSAEARRRLCLAGTLLPRQGFTGQDLPALRAELGATVAAGEVPSRSATIITLALDRVRHVCDEATAARMEHALTRTAADNDPDFLARVARSWTDAIDQDGAEPSEELLRQLQGAFIRKPRQGLAHLEIFATTEQFEHLLTVMNTATNPRTSAAVYAEASGASDASGSSGASGTSGDPGLGGAAAAQLDLRSRPQRLLDGLVGACKVALATGSLPAAGGLRPQVMVTIDYRGLLALLRTSQDSRSNQTSRANRQAGTSDSAGRTMAHTGSLLFSGPVNAATARKIACDADIIPVLLGSEGRVLDIGRATRVFPPHIRKALIARDQGCAFPGCTIPASWCEAHHVDYWSRGGTTGTDNGTLLCSHHHHVIHKEQWTIQVRTGVPWFIPPPHVDPRQQPRRNTYFHLASTEFTAS, encoded by the coding sequence ATGGAAGCCAGCAGGGATTTCATCACCGTCCGGGACACGGACCGGCGCGTAACTCCGGCCGGGCAGTCCGGAGTGGATGATGCCCTTGCCACACTCCGCGCAGTGGGCTCGACGGCAGTCGAAGCTGCTGCGGGGCTCGGGTTCGCGTCAGCGTCGGATTTCGCCGGCACCGTAGAGGAGCTCTCGCGGGTCGTGGAGTATTTGCAGGTTGTGGCAACCGGCGCGGTGGAACGGACCCGGAAGCAGGCGGCGGCCACAACAGCAGGCATTGTCGCTGGCAACTCGTGGACCACGGGCTGGCGGGAGGACCCCGGCACCGGGGCCGGCTGCGGCACGGGTGCGGGTGCGGGTGCAGAACCCGAGGTTCGTGCTGCCGGCCGGGAGGTCGCGGCCGGGTTGGAGCGCGCGGCTTGGGGCGAACCGGCACGGCGATCCTTGGACGCTGCGCCGGCCCCGGCTGTTGCGGTGGACGACGGGTACCGGAACGTCACGGAGTTCCTAAGGGCGCGGTTGCGGATCAGCTCCGCGGAGGCCCGGCGCCGGCTCTGCCTCGCCGGAACCCTGTTGCCCCGGCAGGGATTCACCGGGCAGGACCTGCCTGCGCTGCGCGCCGAGCTTGGTGCCACGGTGGCAGCCGGAGAGGTCCCGTCCCGGTCCGCGACCATCATCACCCTGGCCCTGGACCGGGTGCGGCACGTCTGCGACGAGGCAACCGCCGCCCGGATGGAGCACGCGCTGACCCGCACCGCCGCGGACAACGACCCGGACTTCCTCGCCCGCGTGGCCCGAAGCTGGACCGATGCGATTGATCAGGACGGCGCCGAACCCTCCGAAGAACTGCTCCGCCAACTCCAGGGCGCCTTCATCCGCAAACCCCGCCAAGGCCTCGCGCACCTGGAAATCTTCGCGACCACCGAACAGTTCGAGCACCTCCTCACCGTCATGAACACTGCCACCAACCCGCGGACCAGCGCTGCAGTGTACGCCGAAGCGTCAGGTGCATCGGATGCGTCAGGATCGTCGGGTGCGTCAGGAACGTCGGGTGATCCGGGTCTCGGAGGGGCCGCGGCAGCACAGTTGGACCTTCGTTCGCGCCCACAGAGGCTGCTGGACGGCCTGGTCGGAGCCTGCAAGGTCGCCCTCGCCACGGGATCCCTGCCGGCCGCGGGTGGACTCAGGCCGCAGGTTATGGTCACCATCGATTACCGCGGGCTACTGGCCCTGCTCCGAACCAGCCAGGACAGCCGTTCAAACCAGACCAGCCGTGCAAACCGGCAGGCCGGCACCAGTGATTCCGCCGGCCGGACGATGGCCCATACCGGGTCCCTGCTCTTCTCCGGGCCTGTCAACGCCGCCACGGCACGGAAGATCGCCTGCGACGCGGACATCATCCCGGTGCTGCTCGGCAGCGAAGGCAGGGTCCTCGACATCGGCAGGGCCACACGGGTATTCCCGCCGCACATCCGCAAAGCCCTCATCGCCCGCGACCAGGGCTGCGCGTTCCCCGGCTGCACAATCCCGGCGTCCTGGTGCGAGGCCCACCATGTCGACTACTGGTCACGCGGCGGCACTACCGGAACTGACAACGGAACCCTGCTGTGTTCGCACCATCACCATGTAATCCACAAGGAGCAATGGACCATCCAGGTCCGCACCGGGGTTCCCTGGTTCATCCCGCCACCGCACGTCGACCCACGCCAGCAACCCCGGCGCAACACCTACTTCCACCTTGCAAGCACAGAATTCACCGCCAGTTAG
- a CDS encoding cytochrome — protein MTAPLLAHATDHGRMYARSTSEQFSVPSITTVIGQQPHGLDGWFGYMGANSLAQDPGLPGILGSPAKLRQAVSRAAKAAGTYRDDAAKRGDRVHNYCEQVALRALGRPHQMKETREALSENGEEAFAARFDEWWELFQVEPVAPEITVWNKTVGYAGTLDLVARINGRTCLIDYKTKGTSRDGTVKPLDDKVVMQLVAGMKAEESLVDPVAGEWEAWQHGESPILLAVAIGQTEVRPLRANPDVLKHHWWKFCALRRVWEMSADTTAAGTALLPIAPPVAR, from the coding sequence ATGACCGCCCCACTTCTTGCCCACGCCACGGATCACGGCCGGATGTATGCCCGGTCCACGTCGGAGCAGTTTTCCGTGCCCTCGATTACCACAGTGATCGGCCAGCAGCCCCATGGCCTGGACGGCTGGTTTGGCTACATGGGCGCCAACAGCCTCGCCCAGGACCCCGGGTTGCCCGGTATTCTCGGCAGTCCGGCCAAGCTTCGCCAGGCGGTGAGCCGTGCCGCCAAAGCGGCCGGAACCTACCGCGACGATGCCGCGAAACGCGGAGACCGGGTGCACAACTATTGTGAGCAAGTGGCTTTGCGTGCCTTGGGCCGGCCGCACCAGATGAAGGAAACCCGCGAGGCCCTCTCCGAGAACGGTGAGGAAGCTTTCGCGGCCAGGTTCGACGAGTGGTGGGAACTCTTCCAAGTGGAACCCGTTGCCCCGGAAATCACGGTCTGGAACAAGACCGTAGGCTATGCCGGGACCTTGGACCTTGTCGCCAGGATTAACGGCCGCACCTGCCTCATCGACTACAAAACCAAGGGCACCAGCCGAGATGGCACAGTCAAACCACTCGATGACAAAGTGGTGATGCAGCTCGTGGCCGGCATGAAGGCCGAGGAAAGCCTGGTGGATCCCGTGGCAGGGGAGTGGGAAGCCTGGCAGCACGGTGAATCCCCGATCCTGTTAGCGGTGGCGATTGGGCAGACTGAAGTCCGTCCGCTGCGCGCCAACCCTGACGTCCTCAAGCACCATTGGTGGAAGTTCTGCGCCCTGCGGCGCGTCTGGGAAATGTCCGCCGACACCACAGCGGCCGGAACTGCCCTCCTGCCGATCGCGCCGCCGGTAGCCCGCTGA
- a CDS encoding alpha/beta fold hydrolase: MASSLRLLPDPHRIPAARGRATRSAAATATDASAQGIAKWALGGIIGGSAAAGLLAAGSSALALYFARRVITPAKVKDEDQEILAVIRAGHGLQVILAATPESTVEGVYGLFFDGGRGHARIGRIVSYSPAERTVQREVEAVYSGDLSTARRGYWSGAAFPDPASIGLPPEDVDIDVDGGTAPAWLVRGPHESGIWAIMVHGRGASRQECLRAVPTARELGLTSLLISYRNDGLAPSANDGRYGLGSTEWRDVEAAIGFALSHGAREVVLFGWSMGGAICLQTADLSRYHPLIRAMVLDAPVINWVNVLAHHAELNRIPSAVGRYGQLMMSHKLGRRLTGLAAPVDLKAMDWVSRAVELRTPTLIIHSVDDEYVPYGPSAALAEKNPEMVTFETFDRARHTKEWNVDPERWERLVTAWLGQQIAPRPNPGQPNPEPEPRRVDS; the protein is encoded by the coding sequence ATGGCTTCTTCCCTCCGCCTCCTGCCGGATCCGCACCGGATCCCCGCCGCCCGCGGCCGGGCCACCCGCTCCGCTGCTGCCACCGCAACCGACGCTTCGGCCCAGGGCATTGCTAAATGGGCCCTCGGCGGCATCATTGGCGGCAGTGCAGCGGCCGGGCTGCTGGCTGCCGGATCCTCCGCACTCGCCCTGTATTTCGCCCGCCGCGTGATCACCCCCGCCAAGGTCAAGGACGAGGACCAGGAAATTCTCGCCGTCATCCGGGCCGGACACGGGTTGCAGGTGATCCTCGCCGCGACGCCCGAGTCCACGGTCGAGGGCGTCTATGGATTGTTCTTCGACGGCGGACGCGGACACGCCCGGATCGGCCGGATCGTGTCCTATTCGCCGGCAGAGCGCACCGTGCAGCGGGAAGTCGAGGCTGTCTACAGCGGCGACCTCAGCACGGCCCGCCGCGGCTACTGGAGCGGAGCCGCGTTCCCGGATCCCGCCAGCATCGGCCTGCCCCCGGAAGACGTGGACATCGACGTCGACGGCGGAACAGCGCCGGCCTGGCTGGTCCGGGGCCCGCACGAGTCCGGGATCTGGGCGATCATGGTCCATGGCCGGGGGGCGAGCCGGCAGGAATGCCTCCGGGCCGTCCCGACTGCCCGGGAACTGGGCCTGACCAGCTTGCTGATTTCCTACCGCAATGACGGGCTGGCGCCTTCGGCGAACGACGGACGATACGGTCTGGGCTCCACCGAGTGGCGCGACGTTGAGGCCGCCATCGGCTTTGCCCTCAGCCACGGCGCCCGTGAAGTGGTGCTCTTTGGCTGGTCCATGGGCGGGGCCATCTGCCTCCAGACCGCCGATTTGTCCCGCTACCACCCCCTGATCCGCGCGATGGTGCTCGATGCCCCGGTCATTAACTGGGTGAATGTGTTGGCGCACCATGCAGAACTCAACAGGATTCCCTCTGCGGTCGGCCGCTACGGGCAGCTTATGATGAGCCACAAGCTGGGCCGGCGGCTGACCGGCCTCGCCGCCCCGGTGGACCTGAAGGCGATGGACTGGGTATCCCGTGCGGTGGAACTGCGGACGCCGACGCTGATCATCCACAGCGTCGACGACGAATACGTCCCCTACGGCCCGTCCGCGGCCCTGGCCGAGAAGAACCCGGAGATGGTTACCTTCGAGACCTTCGACCGCGCCCGCCACACCAAGGAATGGAACGTGGATCCGGAGCGCTGGGAGCGGCTGGTCACGGCTTGGCTGGGGCAGCAGATTGCGCCCCGCCCTAACCCTGGCCAGCCGAATCCGGAGCCGGAGCCCCGCCGGGTCGACAGTTGA
- a CDS encoding SufE family protein produces the protein MNTPALPTALAEIVDDFQAVTEPDRLQLLLEFSRELPELPDRLKDHPELMEQVVECQSPLYLTIETEQSDGGAAERVQLFFKAPPEAPTTRGFASVLHAGLDGLSPAEILAVPDDMPELLGLTRAITPLRMRGMTAMLGRIKRKVAALPQQP, from the coding sequence ATGAATACTCCTGCCCTCCCCACCGCACTGGCCGAAATCGTTGACGACTTCCAGGCCGTCACGGAACCCGACCGGCTCCAGCTGCTCCTCGAGTTCTCCCGCGAACTTCCGGAACTCCCGGACCGGCTCAAGGACCACCCGGAGCTGATGGAGCAGGTGGTGGAATGCCAGTCGCCGCTGTATCTGACCATTGAAACGGAGCAGTCCGACGGCGGCGCGGCAGAACGCGTACAACTCTTTTTCAAAGCTCCCCCCGAAGCCCCAACCACCCGCGGCTTTGCGAGTGTCCTGCATGCGGGTCTTGACGGCCTGAGCCCGGCCGAGATCCTGGCAGTCCCGGACGACATGCCCGAACTGCTGGGCCTCACCCGCGCCATCACGCCGCTTCGGATGCGCGGGATGACCGCTATGCTGGGCCGGATCAAACGCAAAGTTGCTGCCCTTCCGCAGCAGCCCTGA
- a CDS encoding sulfurtransferase, which produces MPYPVEQNEKFAGYAHPERLVSTEWLAAAIESGDLNDGRLVVVESDEDVLLYEVGHISGAVKIDWHTDLNDEVTRDYVDGAAFAALAAAKGISRDSTVVIYGDKSNWWAAYALWVFELFGHKDVRLLDGGRDKWVAEGRHLTTDKPAVAPGEYPVVERNDAPIRAFKEDVMAHFGKPLIDVRSTEEYTGQRTHMPAYPEEGALRGGHIPTAASIPWARAAAEDGTYRTRAELESLYLGEAGLKAGDDVVAYCRIGERSSHTWFALKYLLGFESVRNYDGSWTEWGNAVRAPIVKGAERGSAPAAG; this is translated from the coding sequence ATGCCCTACCCCGTTGAGCAGAATGAGAAGTTCGCCGGCTACGCCCACCCCGAGCGCCTAGTGTCCACCGAATGGCTGGCCGCCGCGATCGAATCCGGCGACCTCAACGACGGCCGGCTGGTGGTGGTGGAATCCGACGAGGACGTCCTGCTCTACGAGGTCGGCCACATTTCGGGAGCCGTGAAAATCGACTGGCACACGGACTTGAACGACGAGGTTACCCGCGACTACGTCGACGGCGCGGCGTTTGCTGCCCTCGCGGCGGCGAAGGGAATCTCCCGCGACAGCACAGTTGTCATCTACGGCGACAAATCAAACTGGTGGGCCGCCTACGCCCTCTGGGTCTTCGAGCTCTTTGGCCACAAGGACGTCCGGCTGCTCGACGGAGGCCGGGACAAATGGGTCGCCGAAGGTCGGCACCTCACCACGGACAAGCCTGCCGTCGCCCCGGGCGAGTACCCCGTCGTCGAGCGGAACGACGCTCCGATCCGTGCCTTCAAGGAAGACGTCATGGCACACTTCGGCAAGCCCCTGATCGACGTCCGCTCCACCGAGGAGTACACCGGCCAGCGCACGCATATGCCCGCCTACCCCGAGGAAGGCGCCCTGCGTGGCGGACACATCCCCACTGCGGCGTCCATTCCCTGGGCCCGGGCAGCCGCCGAGGACGGCACCTACCGGACCCGCGCCGAACTTGAGTCGTTGTACCTTGGCGAGGCCGGGCTGAAGGCGGGAGACGATGTTGTGGCGTACTGCCGCATCGGCGAGCGTTCCAGCCACACGTGGTTTGCACTCAAGTACCTGCTGGGCTTTGAGTCAGTGCGCAACTACGACGGCTCCTGGACCGAATGGGGCAACGCGGTCCGCGCCCCGATCGTCAAGGGCGCTGAACGCGGCAGCGCGCCGGCTGCCGGGTAG